In the genome of Raphanus sativus cultivar WK10039 chromosome 9, ASM80110v3, whole genome shotgun sequence, the window CtaaataataagatacaatAGAATAGAATATATGAAAGTTAGACCAGTGGCATATCTCGTAAATAGTCTAGCCTAGCAAGGTTTCTCATAATAGAAGGCTGAGAATGAATGTCAAGACGACACATCATCATAATGGCAACTCTGTAAATAATTTACTCTTTGAAGGTTACTCTTCCCAATtgcttcttgattaataataaggagatgaagattttataatgttagttccactaatataggcagtatatgaaattttatgaaaataaatattaaaaaaattaaaataattcctatataccatgaaagatagtttagaatacaataatttaaatgtcgaatgtggtttgaaattttttaaacaaaagtgaagagtataaacttcagtaaatagagcatttaccgaaaactcattattttaaaaggggttaacccacagattttggaaaaatttcaaaaaattgaaaatcttgttttagtgtatagtttcatcgaccACTAACATAacatgatggtcaaagagtttagaacctgtgttgtcttcgtttctctagataatgaagattttataatgctaattccactaatcttggCAGTATATGGAATTTTAgtaatctaaatattaaaaatattagaatgattcctatataccatgaaagatagtttagaatacattaattcaaatgtcgaatgtggtttgaaatttttaaacaaaagtgaagagtataaacttcagtacatagagcatttaccgaaaactcattattttagaatagGTGTTTTAGTGAACAGTTGCATCGAGCACTagcataatatgatggtcaaagagtttagaacatctgTTGTCTTCATtactctagataatgaagattttataatgctaattccactaattttggcagtatatgaaattttagtaaactaaatattaaaaatattagaatgattcctgtataccatgaaatatagtttagaataaattaattcaaatgtccaatgtggtttgaaatttttaaacaaaagtgaagagtataaacttcagtatatagatcatttaccaaaaactcattattttagatgaGATTAACCCACGgcttttggaaaattttcagaaatgtgaaaatcttgttttagtgtatagtttcatcgagcactaatataatatgatggtcaaagattttagaacctctgttgtcttcgtttctctagataatgaagtttttataatgctaattccactaatcttggCAGTATATGGTATTTTAgtaatctaaatattaaaaatattagaatgattcctatataccatgaaagatagtttagaatacactaattcaaatgtcgaatgtggtctgaaatttttaaacaaaagtgaagagtataaattcggtatatagagcatttaccgaaaactcattattttagaaagggttagctaacccacggattttagaaaattttcaaaaatatgaaaatctggttttagtgtatagtttaatAGAGCattaacataagatgatggtcaaagagtttagaacccctgttgtctctgtttctctagataatgaagattttataatgctaatttcactaatctaggcaatatatgaaattttagtaaactaaatattaaaaaattagaatgattcctatataccatgaaatatagtttagaatacaataattaaaatgtagaatgtggtttgaaattttttaaatgaaagcgaagagtataaacttcagtatatagagcatttaccgaaaactcattattttagaaggggttaacccatggattttggaaaaatttcaaaaaaaataaaagtctggtttaagtatatattttcatcaagcactaacataagatgatggccaaagagtttagaacctctgttatctccgtttctctagataatgaagattttataatgctaattccactaatctaggtagtatatgaaattttatgaaaataaatattaaaaaaattagaatgattcctatataccatgaaagatagcttagaatacaataatttaaatgtcgaatgtggtttgaaatttttaaacaaaagtgaaaagtataaacttcagtatatagagcatttaccgaaaactcattattttaaaaggggacCCACggatttggaaaattttcaaaaaatttgaaaatcttgttttagtgtatagtttcatcgagcactaacataatatgatggtcaaagagatTAGAACCtgtgttgtcttcgtttctctagataatgaagattttataatgctaattacaCTAATCTTGGCAGTATATAGCATTTTagtaatcaaaatatttaaaatattagaatgattcctatataccatgaaagatagtttagaatacattaattcaaatgtcgaatgttgtttgaaatttttaaacaaaagtgaagagtataaattcggtatatagagcatttaccgaaaactcattattttagaagggattaacccacggattttagaaaattttcaaaatatgaaaatctggttttagtttatattttaatagagcattaacataagatgatggtcaaagagtttagaacctctgttgtctccgtttctctagataatgaagattttataatgctaattccactaatctaggcaatatatgaaatttagtaaactaaatattaaaaaattagaatgattcctatataccatgaaatatagtttagaatacaataattaaaatttagaatgtggtttgaattttttaaacgaAAGCGaggagtataaacttcagtatatagagcatttaccgaaaactcattattttagaaaatttagtaaactaaatattcaaaaattagaatgattactatataccatgaaatatagtttagaatacaataattcaaatgtagaatgtggtttgaatttttttaaacaaaagcaaagagtataaacttcagtatatagatcatttaccgaaaactcattattttagaacccatgaattttggaaaattttaaaaaatttgaaatcttgttttagtatatagtttcatcgagcactaacataagttgatggtcaaagagtttagaacctctgttgtctccatttctctagataatgaagattttataatgctaattccactaatctaggcagtatatgaaattttatgaaattaaatattaaaaaaattagaatgattacTATAACATTTTTTACCAATTTTCTTATCCatctgattttgtttttataacattttaaccAATTTTCTTGCAGTGAAAAACAAACAGAaagttatatgtatattaagtaAGATGATTTTGAATATAGTTACCTTTTATTTAATCTTcctattcaatttttttacttaatataaatataactaaaattcaATAAGTTATCTATATAATAATGAAGGTTTcactaaatacacatttaatGATGTATTAGAGTATTATAGTATAATCCGCACTTAGTGAGATTTTATTTCCATTTtgattaaaactttaaaattttataaaatattgtgCTATAATGTTCTTCGAATTTCATGGAGTATGtagttcttgattttttttagaatccaccctaaaatatttttgtaattaaatacATATCCGCGCATATCTAAGACCTTCATGATTATATAGTTTACttattgaattttaattatatgtgTTTAATATTCCTAAAGTTTATGAAATTTTCTTGAGTGTGTATGATATCATCCTAAATTTATAAGCATATTTAAGATAACATTAATGAATATATAAATCCTTtcttaaatttacaaaaatatttctaaatatttataatatatttataattttagaaaacattaataaaatgTTGTATAAATTTTCTATTAATGAGTATCTTGTAAATATATactttacaaataattttttaattttttgaaagttgTTATGCACATTTAGACAGGTGTTTCTAAATGTACATACAAATTATATTGAGGAAGTCTAGTTAGACGTTTATGAAGATATTCCTAAATTCGGACAAAGatctattaaatttttgaatttttgattttttgaaaaaaatatttttatttttacatattttaaaattaagtaaaatcgtagataaaaatataattgttttttaccTATTAATGAATGCTTATTTTAGGATATTTGTTCTTGAAACTATTTAGggaacaaaaactaaaattgaCTACTTAGTAGATTTGTATTTAATTAAATGCTAGTTACCTTTTTTTAATCTTATCTTATTTCTTTTAATCTTAAATCTTATCTTAAATTTCGGTTCTGATTTATCATAAAAACAATTAGgaaataatatgttttataaaaaataaaggtTTAGTACCATACTAACTTAAATCACTCTAGCTATACAATTTTTGATTGAAAGATGAGGTATGATCGAAGCCGCTATTCCTCTGAACCATTCCATTTTATTAAGTATATAAGTAGTTGGCATCAAAAATTAGTAGCTACTCCTGAGAGTCAATAGAAAAAGTGCTTACAAAAAAAGGGTTTGCTCTTGCTTCAACTCAGTCTTTGGCGTTTGGAGCGGACATCTCTGGGTGATGGCGGAACCGGGACCTTGTCAACTTCGTTTTGCTTATTGTCCTCTTGAGTCTCTTTTGGGATAAACTTCGGTTCCTGGGATTATTTTCCGGCTGATATCTCTTATATGACTCTTGCTCTTGCTTCAGGTTCCGGCTGCAAGGTTGCGCTATGGTCTGGAATTGTTGATGCTTATGAATTAGTTTTAGTTAAGCTTTAATCGATTATATTAAATCTTGTGTgtctgtgattttttttttggggtccCTGCTAAGTGCTAACTTTTGTTTTGATTAGCTAACTTAGATGCATAAGGCTTCGATCTTTCAAAGCTAATTATTACCTATCCGTTATCTTGGTAATGAGACAAATACTTATATGAAAAAGGTTTTACTTGGAAAATGTTAATAGTCTCTCTATCTCTCAAAACATTTTgaacatttttaaaaacgtaTTTGTTTTAAACATTTTGGTATTGTTTAATATTAGATGTTTACAGCAATTTTACGGTGTAGTGGTGTTAGATAccgtatttttttttaatgtggttTCTAAAAGGGAAAAATGCTTCTGTTTAGTTTCCAAGTTTTGTGAACTAgcccttttctcaaaaaaaaaagttatgtgaactagagagagaactaaaaaacaaagaaacagtaaaattgtttttattccagatacgatgatgatgatgatcgaCGAACAAAGAAAACAGCATAAAGGGAAAGAGTTTTATTATTAGACGTAAGTTATAACTCTTATCCTCTTCATTAAGTGGTCTTTATTTCTCTCAGATAATAGACATAATCTTGGATGAAGTCTCTATCTCACTAGCTTTCACGAACATAACCTCGAATGGGCTAGCGAATGGTGGGGTAGAGCCTATAACCAAACCCCGAACGCCACCTTCCTCGTTTCTACCGACATCGGTGCAATCGTTACCGTCCCTACAATATGCAAACTTGTAAGCGTTAGGGTTTTCACTAGTTTTCTTGATCTGGAAGAAACTCCTCGACGAATCTTCTCCTCCAGCTTCTGGCTTAGGACCAACCGCTATGAACAACGATCTCCAGGGACTGGGGGCTGGAGTGACCCACCAATAAGTTGACTCAGCGCAGAACGTAGGTTCGACATCCATCTCGATGTTGAGGTTCTCTGATTCGGGGACGAACCCAACTCTAGACCTCCAGTTTGAAAATTTCACGGGAATGCCCCTCCTGAGATCTGAACGCTCCTGTCCGATAAAGAGGGGACACTGGTTGCCAT includes:
- the LOC108836039 gene encoding kunitz trypsin inhibitor 4, translating into MNHMFYFLLALTAVLAATANAGPVLDVNGDIIFGGSYYAISVIRGAGGGGLTLTPRNGNQCPLFIGQERSDLRRGIPVKFSNWRSRVGFVPESENLNIEMDVEPTFCAESTYWWVTPAPSPWRSLFIAVGPKPEAGGEDSSRSFFQIKKTSENPNAYKFAYCRDGNDCTDVGRNEEGGVRGLVIGSTPPFASPFEVMFVKASEIETSSKIMSII